The proteins below come from a single Miscanthus floridulus cultivar M001 chromosome 1, ASM1932011v1, whole genome shotgun sequence genomic window:
- the LOC136545553 gene encoding protein ETHYLENE-INSENSITIVE 3-like 1a — translation MMGGGLMMDQSVVFPGVHNFVDLLQQNGDKNLGFGSLMPQTSSGDQCVMGEGDLVDPPPESFPDTGEDDSDDDVEDIEELERRMWRDRMKLKRLRELQQSRGKDSMAGGGGLADGSSKPRQSQEQARRKKMSRAQDGILKYMLKMMEVCHAQGFVYGIIPEKGKPVSGASDNLRAWWKEKVRFDRNGPAAIAKYHADNAVPGAENELASGAASPHSLQELQDTTLGSLLSALMQHCDPPQRRYPLEKGVPPPWWPTGDEEWWPELGIPKDQVPPPYKKPHDLKKAWKVSVLTAVIKHMSPDIEKIRRLVRQSKCLQDKMTAKEISTWLAVVKQEEELYLKLHPGALPPASTGGIASAISFNTSSSEYDVDIIDECKGDEAGNQKTTVTDPTAFNLGAAILSEKFLVPPPMKEETADVEFIQKRNAPAAAEPELMLNNRVYTCNNVQCPHSDYSFGFLDRNTRNSHQYTCKYNDPIPQSTENKPPPAPPQSQAFQPVFNQPNQALNNLDFSLPMDGQRSIAELMNMYDNNFMTNKNMSSDSVTIMERPNAMPQRIQMDEGFFGQGNGVFDDVNSMIQQQQQAPVQQQQQFFIRDDTPFVNQMGDITSTSEFRFGSGFNMSSTVDYPGAAQKNDGTNWFY, via the coding sequence ATGATGGGAGGCGGGCTGATGATGGATCAGAGCGTGGTGTTCCCTGGCGTCCACAACTTCGTGGATCTCCTGCAGCAGAACGGCGACAAGAACCTGGGCTTCGGGTCGCTGATGCCGCAGACGTCCTCTGGCGACCAGTGCGTGATGGGGGAGGGTGATCTTGTGGACCCGCCGCCAGAGAGCTTCCCGGACACCGGGGAGGACGACAGCGACGATGACGTCGAGGACATCGAGGAGCTGGAGCGCCGCATGTGGCGCGACCGCATGAAGCTGAAGCGGCTCAGGGAGCTGCAGCAGAGCCGCGGCAAGGATTCGATGGCCGGTGGTGGTGGCCTGGCTGACGGCTCGTCCAAGCCAAGGCAGTCGCAGGAGCAGGCGCGGCGCAAGAAGATGTCTCGCGCACAGGACGGCATCCTCAAGTACATGCTCAAGATGATGGAGGTGTGCCACGCACAGGGCTTTGTGTATGGGATCATTCCGGAGAAGGGCAAGCCGGTGAGCGGCGCCTCCGACAACCTCCGTGCgtggtggaaggagaaggtccgCTTCGACCGCAACGGCCCGGCCGCCATCGCCAAGTATCATGCTGACAACGCTGTCCCTGGCGCTGAGAACGAGCTCGCCTCTGGCGCCGCCAGCCCTCATTCCTTGCAGGAGCTGCAGGACACGACGCTCGGCTCACTGCTCTCAGCACTCATGCAGCACTGTGACCCCCCACAGCGGCGCTACCCGCTGGAGAAGGGTGTTCCTCCACCATGGTGGCCTACCGGCGACGAGGAGTGGTGGCCGGAACTTGGCATTCCCAAGGACCAGGTCCCACCCCCCTACAAGAAGCCTCATGACCTTAAGAAGGCCTGGAAGGTGAGCGTGCTCACCGCTGTCATCAAGCACATGTCGCCAGACATAGAGAAGATCCGTCGCCTCGTTCGCCAGTCCAAGTGTCTCCAGGACAAGATGACTGCCAAGGAGATCTCAACCTGGCTGGCGGTCGTCAAGCAGGAAGAGGAGCTGTACCTGAAGCTACACCCCGGCGCACTCCCACCGGCATCTACTGGTGGCATCGCCAGTGCCATATCCTTCAACACTAGCTCAAGCGAGTATGATGTGGACATCATTGATGAGTGCAAGGGGGATGAGGCCGGCAACCAGAAAACAACAGTCACTGACCCAACCGCGTTCAACCTTGGTGCCGCTATCCTAAGTGAGAAGTTCCTCGTGCCGCCGCCGATGAAGGAGGAGACTGCCGACGTCGAGTTCATCCAGAAGAGGAACGCCCCCGCTGCTGCTGAGCCAGAGCTAATGCTAAACAACCGAGTGTACACCTGCAACAACGTCCAATGCCCGCACAGTGACTACAGCTTTGGATTCCTCGACCGGAATACCCGCAACAGCCACCAGTACACCTGTAAGTACAACGATCCAATCCCTCAGAGCACTGAGAACAAGCCGCCACCAGCACCCCCACAGTCACAAGCCTTCCAGCCAGTCTTCAACCAACCCAATCAGGCACTGAACAATCTGGATTTCAGCCTGCCCATGGATGGGCAGAGGTCTATCGCCGAGCTGATGAACATGTACGACAACAACTTCATGACGAACAAGAACATGAGCAGTGACAGCGTCACCATCATGGAGAGGCCTAATGCGATGCCCCAGAGGATCCAGATGGATGAGGGTTTCTTTGGACAGGGCAACGGAGTCTTCGACGATGTCAATAGCATGATTCAACAACAACAGCAGGCAccagtgcagcagcagcagcagttctTCATCCGCGATGACACGCCATTCGTGAACCAGATGGGCGACATCACCAGCACGTCGGAGTTCAGGTTCGGTTCTGGTTTCAACATGTCTAGCACCGTTGATTACCCTGGCGCGGCACAGAAGAACGACGGGACTAATTGGTTCTACTGA